Part of the Planococcus plakortidis genome is shown below.
ATGAATGTCGCTTGGATCGGGTCGTCAAACGCGAGAAAATAACCCCGGTAGAACAGCCAGCCGCTCATCCCGACAAGGCCGCAACTGATAAGCGTTTTCCTGGGAATATTAAAAATGATGCCGAATGCGCCGGCAGCGAAAAAACTTAGAAACGCCTCCAAAGGCCAGTTCATTCGATCTCCTCCTTAAAATGACAATACGATGGCTATGCCGGCTCCGATAGCGAATGCCGTCAGAAAAGCCTCTGCACCCATCGACAGCCCGGACACAAAATGGCCGGCCATCATGTCGCGTACGGCATTAGTGATTAACAAGCCGGGAACAAGCGGCATGACCGAGCCGATGATGATCGTATCGGGATCGTTTCCGAAACCGCTATATACCGCAAGTACCGCTAAAGTACCGATGGCGACCGCTCCAATGAATTCGGCGAAAAATTTGACTCTCGTTTTCACGAGTACCATTTCCACAATATAAAATCCGATGCCCCCGATCAGGAAAGCGAATGGGATATCTGCCCAGCCACCGCCCATCAAAATCAGGAAGCAGGCACTGGCGGCTGCAGCTGCCAGTACTTGCAGCCATAAAGGGAATAAATAATGGGTTTTTTCGATTTCCGTCATTTCATCATATGCCTGCTGCAATGTCAGCTGCCCCGCAACAAGTCGCCTCGATACGGCATTGACACGCGCTACCCGTTCGAGATCGGTGCGCCGGCCATGGATGCGGACAAAGCGTGTCGGCAAGTCATTGCTCGGGGAAAACATGATGCCTGCCGGAGTCACAAAGCAATGGGAATCCATCATATTTTGCGAAACTGCCATCCGGATCATCGTATCTTCCACCCGGTAGGTCTCCGCTCCGCTTTCCATCATGACTTTTCCGGCCAACAGAAAACAATCCAGCGCAAGTTCTCTTCTGACTTCCGATATTTCGGCCATCCGGTCTCCCCCCTTTTTTCTTCTGTACCATCATACCGCAGGCAAGGCAAAATTAAAACGCTCCGGTAACCGGAGCGTTTCGTCGGCACGTTTATGGTTTCAAAATGACTTTCGTACATTCGTCTTCGTGGTCGTTGAATATCCGGTAAGCTTCGCTCGCTTGTTCGAGCGGCACGATGTGGGAGATGATTTCACGCGGGTCGAATTCGCCTCTTTCGATTTTGTCGAAAAGCATTGGCATCAAATGGATGACCGGTGCTTGCCCCATCTTCATCGTCACGTTGCGCTCGAACAGGTTGCCCAGCGGGAATTGGTTATAAGTCAATCCGTAAACGCCCGTCAATTGGATGGTCCCGAATTTACTGACGGCATCTTTCGCGATATCGATCGCGCTAAGCGTCCCGCCTTGCAGCATCAGCTTTTGTTGAACGGCTTCCGCTGTCGATTTCTTGCCGTCCATCCCGACGCAATCGATGACGACACGCGCGCCGCCTTTGGTGATTTCATGGATGAGCGCCCCTGTGTTGTCGTGTTTACTGAAGTCAACAATCTCCACATTATTCATCTTTTTCGCTTTTTCCATCCGGTATGGCAATTCATCGACGGCAATGACGCGCGCCGCCCCTTTCATCCAGGCAAACTTCTGGGTCATGAGCCCGATCGGCCCACAACCAAGAACAACGACCGTGTCGCCTTCTTTGACTCCCGCGTTCTC
Proteins encoded:
- a CDS encoding threonine/serine exporter family protein, which translates into the protein MAEISEVRRELALDCFLLAGKVMMESGAETYRVEDTMIRMAVSQNMMDSHCFVTPAGIMFSPSNDLPTRFVRIHGRRTDLERVARVNAVSRRLVAGQLTLQQAYDEMTEIEKTHYLFPLWLQVLAAAAASACFLILMGGGWADIPFAFLIGGIGFYIVEMVLVKTRVKFFAEFIGAVAIGTLAVLAVYSGFGNDPDTIIIGSVMPLVPGLLITNAVRDMMAGHFVSGLSMGAEAFLTAFAIGAGIAIVLSF
- a CDS encoding zinc-dependent alcohol dehydrogenase, with product MKAVTFQGTKDMQVKEVKDPEIQKRDDIIVKITSTAICGTDLHIYQGALPTTKDTVIGHEPMGIVEEVGPDVTKVKKGDRIVLPFNVSCGHCFYCSNEMESQCDNSNGNPHFDTGAYFGLTERYGDYSGGQAEYLRVPYANFMPLVIPESSELEDEQVLFLSDVLPTAWWSVENAGVKEGDTVVVLGCGPIGLMTQKFAWMKGAARVIAVDELPYRMEKAKKMNNVEIVDFSKHDNTGALIHEITKGGARVVIDCVGMDGKKSTAEAVQQKLMLQGGTLSAIDIAKDAVSKFGTIQLTGVYGLTYNQFPLGNLFERNVTMKMGQAPVIHLMPMLFDKIERGEFDPREIISHIVPLEQASEAYRIFNDHEDECTKVILKP